One Danio rerio strain Tuebingen ecotype United States chromosome 22, GRCz12tu, whole genome shotgun sequence genomic window carries:
- the LOC141380093 gene encoding uncharacterized protein, translating to MIQDQHHRSTSVNLYIDDPGSTSVNLYIDDPGSTSVNLYIDDPGSTSVNLYIDDPGSTSVNLYIDDPGSTSVNLYIDDPGSTSVNLYIDDPGSTSVNLYIDDPGSTSVNLYIDDPGSTSVNLYIDDTESTLVNLYIDDTESTLVNLYIDDPGSTSVSLYIDDPGSTSVNLYIDDPGSTSVNLYIDDPGSTSVNLYIDDPGSTLVNLYIDDTESTLVNLYIDDTESTLVNLYIDDPGSTSVNLYIDNPGSTSVNLYIDDPGSTSVNLYIDDPGSTSVNLYIDDPGSTSVNLYIDDPGSTSVNLYIDDPGSTSVNLYIDDPGSTSVNLYIDDPGSTSVNLYIDDPGSTSVNLYIDDPGSTSVNLYIDDPGSTSVNLYIDDPGSTLVNLYIDDPGSTSVNLYIDDPGSTSVNLYIDDPGSTVVNLYIDDPGSTSVNLYIDDPGSTSVNLYIDDPGSTVVNLYIDDPGSTS from the exons atgatccaggatcaacatca ta gatcaacatcggtcaatttatatattgatgatccaggatcaacatcggtcaatttatatattgatgatccaggatcaacatcggtcaatttatatattgatgatccaggatcaacatcggtcaatttatatattgatgatccaggatcaacatcagtcaatttatatattgatgatccaggatcaacatcagtcaatttatatattgatgatccaggatcaacatcggtcaatttatatattgatgatccaggatcaacatcggtcaatttatatattgatgatccaggatcaacatcggtcaatttatatattgatgatccaggatcaacatcggtcaatttatatattgatgatacagaatcaacattggtcaatttatatattgatgatacagaatcaacattggtcaatttatatattgatgatccaggatcaacatcagtcagtttatatattgatgatccaggatcaacatctgtcaatttatatattgatgatccaggatcaacatcagtcaatttatatattgatgatccaggatcaacatcggtcaatttatatattgatgatccaggatcaacattggtcaatttatatattgatgatacagaatcaacattggtcaatttatatattgatgatacagaatcaacattggtcaatttatatattgatgatccaggatcaacatcagtcaatttatatattgataatccaggatcaacatcggtcaatttatatattgatgatccaggatcaacatcggtcaatttatatattgatgatccaggatcaacatcggtcaatttatatattgatgatccaggatcaacatcggtcaatttatatattgatgatccaggatcaacatcggtcaatttatatattgatgatccaggatcaacatcggtcaatttatatattgatgatccaggatcaacatcagtcaatttatatattgatgatccaggatcaacatcggtcaatttatatattgatgatccaggatcaacatcggtcaatttatatattgatgatccaggatcaacatcagtcaatttatatattgatgatccaggatcaacatcagtcaatttatatattgatgatccaggatcaacattggtcaatttatatattgatgatccaggatcaacatcggtcaatttatatattgatgatccaggatcaacatcggtcaatttatatattgatgatccaggatcaacagtagtcaatttatatattgatgatccaggatcaacatcggtcaatttatatattgatgatccaggatcaacatcggtcaatttatatattgatgatccaggatcaacagtagtcaatttatatattgatgatccaggatcaacatcg tag